The stretch of DNA GTCCGTTTCCCATGCGCCGTTTGGCCCGAATGGCGAAGGACTCGCCGGCATCTATGCGATTCATGGCGCCGCCAAAGTACTTGTTCACCGACTGCTTCAGATCGAGCATGGAATGTTGTCCCGGTGCCGCCAGcccgttgctgctgctgctgttcgtgGCCGTCGAACTGGTGGAGTTCCGGCGGCTCTGGCTGGGCGACAGCTTCTGAGGCCGCTGGCGCAACAGGCGTCCGTGCGTTGGCTTTCCCATTGGCGGCGCCGCCGGCGGCTGCAGATCTTTGGCATAGAGAGGAAGGTAGTGGCTGGGTATGGGATtaatggtggtggtgctgatgACCTATTAGTTGATAGAAAAACGTATTAGGAACTGTTATTTAATTCAAGTTTAAGCTCCTACCTCAATGGCCGTGGTCAGGCGGCGGTTGCGTCGCCTGCGCACCTCCTGATTGGGCCCAATGGTTATGTCTTTGGCACTCAGTCTTCGCTTGATGGTGCGCACCATGCGCGGCTGCTCCTTGGAGTTGCCCTTGAGCTTGAAAATGCTGTTGATGATGCCATTTGCCACGATGCCACCTCGGCCACCCTGCGTCGCCTTCTTGGGGGTGGCCATCAAGAAGGGATTGTTGCGTCCCAGAAAATTGGCCGGCGGCGGTATGATGAGGTCCAGCGAGCTGGTTCCCCGACTGCTGCTCGAGTTCTCGTCGGACGATAGATCACAGTGGTTGCGGCTGTTGTCATAGCGCTTGGACAGGCGGAAAGCCTTGCGTTTGCGACTGCTGTTGGCGTCCAGCAGCGGAGGAATGGGAGCTGCTGGCAGCTTGCCGGGATCGCCGTCGTTGGCATTGTCGTCGGCGAGGTCGAGAGCGACTGCCTCAACATGTTCCGACTGCTTGGGCAGCTCATCCTGCTCATCCGCCTTCTGGCTGGCCTGCTTTTTGGCCTTCTCGATGATCTGCTTGATGGGAATCTCGTCCTCGCTCGTCTCCACTGGCTCATCTTCATCCGTATTGAACTCGTACACATCTTTGGGTACTCTTTTCGGGGGTTCCTGCCTCGGCAGCAGAGTCAGTTTGAACTTCTTGACCAGCAGTTCATCGGAAAGTTCCTCGTGGGGCTCTAGGAATACCTTGGGCGTAAGTGGCGGCCCGCTGTGGCGAAGCGCATAGAAGGCTGGCGCTCTTTTGAACTCCCTGCCGCAGACGAAGCGCTCCGCCTTCAGCGTCTGCTTGATGCGCTCCATGAGTGCCGTCTCCGGCAGCGAGCGCCATTGCTCGCAGATGGGAAGCTGGTGGCGCTGCTCGAGTATGAAGGGCCAAATGTCCTTCAGCAGGTGATGGTACTTCTGGTGCTGGTGCTTGCGCAGATTGTACAGGGCAATGTGCAGCACGTCTACCCAGTCGATCTGCAGACGTCGCACAAACTCCACGCCATTGTTGCACACAGTGCAGCAGAATACAAAGAACCTGGGGGGATTCGTTTAATTAGTATTTAGAATACCTAAAAGGCAAGTCCCGACTTACATGTCGCCGCGCAGCAGCTTCCTCTTGAAGTTCTGCATGCATTGGGTGTGGAACCAGTTGCGGCACTTGCAGCACTGCAGCATATTGTGATCGAATTTGCCCGGCTTGCCGCAGTAGCAATAAATCTGCTCCTCGTTCACCCGATGCTTCTCATCCCAGCTGAGCTTATCCGCCTGTGTGAGGGAAAAACCATCGGATTAGCAACCTAATCTTAGGCTTAGGTACGCAGCATAGATACTCACATGGTAGGGTAATTGACGGCAAATCCCCGCAGGCTTGCTGATCTCATGGTTAACCGGCTGTTGCATTTTCATGGGTTTCGCACACCGTTTGCAGCTCCAAATTCCGCTGCCGGTGACGATTTCGATGGTACAGCCACGATGATAGCCGCGTCCGCAGCGCTCGCAGATTTCCACCACATCCTCGACATCCGACCGCTTGCAGGCCACGCACATGGGTCCGCTGGTGGAGGCACTGGACGTATCCGAGCTGGACCCACCTCCGCCGCCAGTGGATGGGCTGCCCCCCAACTTGCGCAGTTTGTCCGGCTCACACCATTGCTCCGACTGATCATCGAAGCGGATGAGAAACTGGTCGCTTGTTTGCTCAATAATAGTGCCCAGGTAGAACCTGCCGTCGTTGCATTTGATAAAGACATCCTCCTGCAGGGCATAGGTGACCACcaccggcggcggaggaggaggagcagccactggtggcggaggaggagaTGGTGGAGTTAACGGCGTGTGCGGCTGTGCTGCTTCGACGGCCTTGAAGCTCGGCTTCATTTGGCTGACGGCCTTGAGCAGCAGCGGAGGCGAGGGCGACAGCTCGCTCTTCCCCGGCGAACTCATCAAAGTCTCCGGCGTTGTGGGCGGCGTCTGGGGCGTTGTGGTCGTCGAATCCGGCTCATCCACTATGACCACAGCCGCCGAGGTGGTGGTGGCTCCACCATAGCTGCTGCTGGACACCgaactgctgctgcagctgctgctgtccGCCGTGCTGCTGTCGATGAGGGGCAGGATGGCCTTGTGCTGGATGGCCGGTATGATGGGAGACGGCTGCTGGGCGCTGCTCAGCGATGAGCTGAGCGAGGAGGGCGACTCCGCGTAGTGGTTGTTGATGCAAATGTTGATGCGGTCCAGCACCACAGTGGATGGGGGTGACGAGGTGGAGTTGCTCACGGGCACAAGTGGAGGAGGTTGCAGTTGCTTAGCCGCCGCTGCCATAAGGTTGAGTTGCCCCGCCGTTTGGCCACCGCCGCTGGGCAAATAATAAGACTGAACGGGCGCGTAAATAGAGTGCGGTTCCTGCGGCGACTTGTTCTGCAAACTATAAGCACTCGGCGTCGTCGAGATGATCCTGATGTTGTTGGCCTTGAAGGGACTGGAGCTGCTGGCCGCCTGTTGCTTCGTCGGCGTGGCCTGCTGGGCGAAGCTGTTGGTGATCTGGATGGTGCTGGGATGTGCGGGATGGGTGGCCTGTGGCGCTGCTCCTCCGGCGTAGAAACGCTTGGCCACCGTGGCAGCAGGTCCTGCGGTGGGCGGCAGGATCTGGTAGGTGGTGGTCATCCACTGCGGCTGCTGACCAGCCTGCGGCAAGTAGCCGTATGTGGTGCTGGTCGCGGGAGGAGGAGCTCCGGGGGCCACGGCGGCCGTCGGCTGTTGCAGGAACGGAACGTGTGCCACGTTCTGCGGCGGATGGTCGTGTTGCAAGTGGTAATGGTTGTTCATCATTGCGGCTGTGTGGGTGGTTTGGCTGGTGGTGATGGTGCTTGATGCGCAGCAGTCTTTTCTGCAAAAAATAGGAACCTTTAGTTTGCCGGCTTTTGGTGATTGCTTTTTAATGGGTCTCTCGCCGATTAACACGAGCTCATTAATCTGGCGCCTTTTTCGTCGAATTTTTTGTTGCCCCGCCGACACATACATGCACACAAGGGGCTACACGTACGGGCTGGAGAGCGGGCCCTTTTGTATTCTGTGTGCCTTCCACATTCGTACTTTTCCACACGCACCAGTCTCCTAGTTGGGGAGCCGATTTACCCACCTTTCTGTGTGCCTCGATTCGCGCATTAAATTAGCATTGTGCTCTAATTAATTCGGCTGTCGGCTTTAGTCGTCGTTGGGCCAAGTTCATCCCTAACACCAGC from Drosophila takahashii strain IR98-3 E-12201 chromosome 2R, DtakHiC1v2, whole genome shotgun sequence encodes:
- the Pcl gene encoding polycomb protein Pcl isoform X2, with the protein product MMNNHYHLQHDHPPQNVAHVPFLQQPTAAVAPGAPPPATSTTYGYLPQAGQQPQWMTTTYQILPPTAGPAATVAKRFYAGGAAPQATHPAHPSTIQITNSFAQQATPTKQQAASSSSPFKANNIRIISTTPSAYSLQNKSPQEPHSIYAPVQSYYLPSGGGQTAGQLNLMAAAAKQLQPPPLVPVSNSTSSPPSTVVLDRINICINNHYAESPSSLSSSLSSAQQPSPIIPAIQHKAILPLIDSSTADSSSCSSSSVSSSSYGGATTTSAAVVIVDEPDSTTTTPQTPPTTPETLMSSPGKSELSPSPPLLLKAVSQMKPSFKAVEAAQPHTPLTPPSPPPPPVAAPPPPPPVVVTYALQEDVFIKCNDGRFYLGTIIEQTSDQFLIRFDDQSEQWCEPDKLRKLGGSPSTGGGGGSSSDTSSASTSGPMCVACKRSDVEDVVEICERCGRGYHRGCTIEIVTGSGIWSCKRCAKPMKMQQPVNHEISKPAGICRQLPYHADKLSWDEKHRVNEEQIYCYCGKPGKFDHNMLQCCKCRNWFHTQCMQNFKRKLLRGDMFFVFCCTVCNNGVEFVRRLQIDWVDVLHIALYNLRKHQHQKYHHLLKDIWPFILEQRHQLPICEQWRSLPETALMERIKQTLKAERFVCGREFKRAPAFYALRHSGPPLTPKVFLEPHEELSDELLVKKFKLTLLPRQEPPKRVPKDVYEFNTDEDEPVETSEDEIPIKQIIEKAKKQASQKADEQDELPKQSEHVEAVALDLADDNANDGDPGKLPAAPIPPLLDANSSRKRKAFRLSKRYDNSRNHCDLSSDENSSSSRGTSSLDLIIPPPANFLGRNNPFLMATPKKATQGGRGGIVANGIINSIFKLKGNSKEQPRMVRTIKRRLSAKDITIGPNQEVRRRRNRRLTTAIEVISTTTINPIPSHYLPLYAKDLQPPAAPPMGKPTHGRLLRQRPQKLSPSQSRRNSTSSTATNSSSSNGLAAPGQHSMLDLKQSVNKYFGGAMNRIDAGESFAIRAKRRMGNGQVQYLVEWGGDAAIGSMGN
- the Pcl gene encoding polycomb protein Pcl isoform X1 — protein: MRESRHTERKDCCASSTITTSQTTHTAAMMNNHYHLQHDHPPQNVAHVPFLQQPTAAVAPGAPPPATSTTYGYLPQAGQQPQWMTTTYQILPPTAGPAATVAKRFYAGGAAPQATHPAHPSTIQITNSFAQQATPTKQQAASSSSPFKANNIRIISTTPSAYSLQNKSPQEPHSIYAPVQSYYLPSGGGQTAGQLNLMAAAAKQLQPPPLVPVSNSTSSPPSTVVLDRINICINNHYAESPSSLSSSLSSAQQPSPIIPAIQHKAILPLIDSSTADSSSCSSSSVSSSSYGGATTTSAAVVIVDEPDSTTTTPQTPPTTPETLMSSPGKSELSPSPPLLLKAVSQMKPSFKAVEAAQPHTPLTPPSPPPPPVAAPPPPPPVVVTYALQEDVFIKCNDGRFYLGTIIEQTSDQFLIRFDDQSEQWCEPDKLRKLGGSPSTGGGGGSSSDTSSASTSGPMCVACKRSDVEDVVEICERCGRGYHRGCTIEIVTGSGIWSCKRCAKPMKMQQPVNHEISKPAGICRQLPYHADKLSWDEKHRVNEEQIYCYCGKPGKFDHNMLQCCKCRNWFHTQCMQNFKRKLLRGDMFFVFCCTVCNNGVEFVRRLQIDWVDVLHIALYNLRKHQHQKYHHLLKDIWPFILEQRHQLPICEQWRSLPETALMERIKQTLKAERFVCGREFKRAPAFYALRHSGPPLTPKVFLEPHEELSDELLVKKFKLTLLPRQEPPKRVPKDVYEFNTDEDEPVETSEDEIPIKQIIEKAKKQASQKADEQDELPKQSEHVEAVALDLADDNANDGDPGKLPAAPIPPLLDANSSRKRKAFRLSKRYDNSRNHCDLSSDENSSSSRGTSSLDLIIPPPANFLGRNNPFLMATPKKATQGGRGGIVANGIINSIFKLKGNSKEQPRMVRTIKRRLSAKDITIGPNQEVRRRRNRRLTTAIEVISTTTINPIPSHYLPLYAKDLQPPAAPPMGKPTHGRLLRQRPQKLSPSQSRRNSTSSTATNSSSSNGLAAPGQHSMLDLKQSVNKYFGGAMNRIDAGESFAIRAKRRMGNGQVQYLVEWGGDAAIGSMGN